The Montipora foliosa isolate CH-2021 chromosome 1, ASM3666993v2, whole genome shotgun sequence genome has a window encoding:
- the LOC138010251 gene encoding uncharacterized protein, whose protein sequence is MGIVPIWLYHKNNPNNRICVYALLDNASGGTFIKEDSLRKLGMEGIERKLLLTTIHGTQEVETKAVDGLMASHFEKNDVSLALPRTYVRQQIPADRDEIPRPERVQGWLHLQQVSKHIPTYMDIVEVGLLIGLNCPGAVRPRDVICGNENDPYAVRSLLGWYVNGPVRHNSSKQVHCNRIQILKTSIDDEVKGYIVGERMIKEQLTPQMAARMFELDFAERKNGVALSREDRQFLKIVEEGIRHRDDMHYEIPLPFREGNVQLPNNRSQAVQRLHGLKKRLQGDTQYCVEYVSFMSEIIEKGYARKVSAEELPPVEGKVWYLPHHGVYHPQKTKQPPRSIRLFSSVPGGIA, encoded by the coding sequence ATGGGTATCGTCCCAATATGGTTGTACCACAAGAACAATCCAAACAACAGGATATGTGTTTATGCTCTGCTTGATAATGCCAGTGGTGGAACTTTCATTAAAGAAGATTCGTTACGAAAGCTTGGAATGGAAggaattgaaagaaaactcttGCTCACCACTATACATGGCACCCAAGAAGTCGAGACTAAAGCTGTTGATGGTTTGATGGCTTCTCACTTTGAGAAGAACGACGTTAGCCTAGCACTTCCCAGAACTTATGTCAGACAACAGATTCCAGCGGATCGTGACGAAATTCCGCGGCCGGAAAGGGTGCAAGGATGGCTTCACCTGCAGCAGGTTAGCAAGCACATACCAACTTACATGGACATTGTAGAAGTAGGACTTCTTATAGGACTGAACTGCCCTGGTGCAGTGCGGCCGAGAGATGTTATTTGCGGAAACGAGAATGATCCTTACGCAGTTCGATCATTACTAGGATGGTACGTTAACGGTCCTGTGAGACACAACAGTAGTAAACAAGTACATTGCAATCGAATTCAGATTCTTAAGACCAGCATTGATGATGAAGTGAAAGGATACATCGTTGGCGAAAGAATGATCAAAGAGCAGCTAACACCTCAAATGGCTGCACGAATGTTTGAGTTGGACTTTGCCGAAAGAAAAAATGGAGTTGCACTATCGAGAGAAGATCGTCAGTTCCTGAAGATAGTAGAAGAAGGCATCCGTCATAGAGATGACATGCACTATGAAATCCCGCTGCCGTTTAGAGAAGGTAATGTCCAGCTACCCAACAATCGTTCTCAAGCAGTGCAACGCCTGCACGGCCTAAAGAAGAGACTCCAAGGTGACACGCAGTATTGTGTCGAGTACGTCAGCTTCATGTCTGAAATCATAGAGAAGGGATATGCCCGAAAGGTCAGTGCTGAAGAGCTACCCCCTGTGGAAGGAAAGGTGTGGTACTTACCTCATCATGGTGTATATCACCCCCAAAAAACCAAACAGCCTCCGCGTAGTATTCGATTGTTCAGCTCGGTACCTGGGGGAATCGCTTAA
- the LOC138010259 gene encoding uncharacterized protein, with protein MFFQVKVKKEDQNFFRFLWWSNGDLTQEPQEHCMTVHLFGTGSSPGCSNFALKRTAEDGEREFGARAAEALKKNFYVDDALKSVPTEKDAIDLIQAVEGVCAKGGFNLTKFVSNSREVMMSVPPEDRAKEIKGLDLSIDKLPIERALGIHWCIESDAFKFRIELKDKPCTRRGILATISTIFDPLGLIAPVVLVGKQILQEICHGKGWDEPIDGEVLAKWERWRSQLPLLEQLDITRNFKPLHFGRIVTAQLHNMSDASQTGYGQCSYLRLVDDKGRIHCSLVLGKAPVAPLRSVTIPRLELTAATVSVRVANVLKEELDYEELQDFYWTDSKVVLGFISNESRRFHVYVANRVQFICDQTSPDQWRYVESGSNPADERSRGVNAKEFIRKSQCIRGPEFLWQTEDHWPRQGSYENEIQESSPEVRKVTANTTVIEEFGSMLSRFERLSNWQGLKTAVALWLEYKRRLRMSINTADEKTPVDGSPRINGRSCKTESCPAAGIMVQDLEQAEVEILKIMQRDAFDKKLKTLKESQAQTEGARKDRQCAQERKALLKKTSSLNTLDPYLDVNGVLRVGGRITKANLTDSLKNPVILPKTGHITELIIRHIHEKTHHSGRGVTLNELRSNGYWVINGNAAVRRFISRCVRCRYLRGTAGEQKMANVI; from the coding sequence ATGTTCTTCCAAGTCAAGGTAAAGAAGGAGGACCAGAATTTCTTCCGCTTCCTGTGGTGGTCAAATGGAGACTTAACTCAAGAACCTCAAGAGCATTGCATGACAGTGCATCTCTTCGGAACTGGCTCATCACCAGGATGTTCCAATTTTGCCCTGAAACGCACAGCCGAAGACGGTGAAAGAGAGTTTGGTGCAAGAGCTGCCGAGGCACTGAAGAAAAACTTCTACGTTGACGATGCACTGAAATCGGTTCCAACAGAAAAGGACGCCATAGATCTCATACAAGCTGTTGAAGGGGTGTGTGCAAAGGGAGGATTTAACCTCACAAAGTTCGTCAGCAACAGTCGAGAAGTGATGATGTCGGTACCGCCTGAAGATAGAGCCAAGGAAATCAAGGGCTTAGACTTGAGCATTGACAAGTTACCAATAGAGAGAGCGCTGGGCATACACTGGTGTATAGAGTCAGATGCATTTAAGTTCAGAATTGAGTTGAAGGACAAGCCATGCACCCGCAGAGGTATACTGGCAACCATAAGCACCATCTTCGACCCACTAGGGCTCATTGCACCCGTTGTCCTTGTTGGAAAACAGATACTTCAAGAGATCTGTCATGGAAAAGGCTGGGACGAGCCAATCGATGGAGAAGTTCTTGCCAAGTGGGAAAGATGGAGGAGTCAGTTACCGCTACTTGAGCAGCTCGACATCACAAGAAACTTCAAGCCTCTTCATTTTGGAAGAATTGTTACTGCACAGTTACATAACATGTCAGACGCATCGCAAACTGGATATGGGCAATGCTCTTATCTCAGATTGGTTGACGATAAGGGCAGGATTCATTGTTCTTTAGTACTGGGTAAAGCCCCTGTGGCACCATTGAGATCAGTAACTATCCCCAGACTTGAACTTACAGCAGCTACCGTATCAGTAAGAGTTGCAAATGTACTGAAAGAAGAGTTAGATTACGAAGAACTTCAGGACTTCTACTGGACAGATAGCAAGGTCGTCCTCGGATTTATCAGTAACGAATCCCGAAGATTCCATGTATACGTTGCAAACAGAGTGCAGTTCATCTGTGACCAAACTTCACCCGATCAATGGCGGTACGTGGAGTCTGGATCCAACCCTGCAGATGAAAGATCAAGGGGGGTGAATGCCAAGGAGTTTATACGGAAGTCGCAGTGTATCAGAGGCCCAGAATTCTTGTGGCAGACGGAGGATCATTGGCCTCGACAAGGCTCGTATGAAAATGAGATCCAGGAGAGTTCCCCAGAAGTTAGGAAGGTCACCGCCAACACTACAGTAATTGAAGAGTTCGGAAGCATGCTAAGCAGATTTGAAAGATTGTCTAACTGGCAAGGGTTAAAGACTGCAGTTGCTCTCTGGTTGGAATACAAACGGCGTCTAAGGATGAGCATCAACACCGCAGACGAGAAAACCCCGGTTGATGGAAGCCCTCGAATTAACGGACGGAGTTGTAAGACCGAAAGCTGCCCTGCCGCAGGCATTATGGTTCAAGACCTAGAACAAGCAGAAGTAGAAATCCTTAAGATCATGCAAAGAGATGCCTTCGATAAAAAATTGAAGACCTTGAAAGAATCTCAAGCCCAGACAGAAGGCGCGCGTAAGGATCGTCAGTGTGCTCAAGAAAGGAAGGCCCTTCTGAAGAAAACTAGCAGCCTTAATACTCTTGATCCCTACCTGGATGTTAACGGAGTGCTTCGAGTAGGAGGCCGGATAACGAAGGCTAACCTGACAGACAGTCTTAAGAACCCCGTTATCTTACCCAAAACTGGTCATATCACAGAGTTAATCATTCGCCACATCCATGAGAAGACCCATCACAGCGGAAGGGGTGTCACTTTAAATGAACTTCGTTCAAATGGTTACTGGGTTATTAATGGTAACGCAGCAGTTAGACGCTTCATCTCAAGGTGTGTCAGATGTCGCTATCTACGTGGTACAGCGGGAGAACAGAAAATGGCCAACGTGATTTGA